The following proteins are co-located in the Polystyrenella longa genome:
- a CDS encoding glycerate kinase type-2 family protein, whose protein sequence is MKTGSALREDALAIWEAGVAAVDSARLVRGNLECTTDKLAIAGEEFSLAEVDRVIVVGTGKAGAGMAGAVEECLEPILGDRLSGWVNVPADCVRPLKRIHLYAARPAGVNEPTEEGVAGAQEILKRVRSATERDLVLVLISGGGSALLPAPVSGISLADKQDVTRFLASAGAPIEELNQVRRTLSEIKGGGLARAAKRAKTIVSLIISDVIGDPLDVIASGPTVETYDSSQQALTILEKRTSSERHPPSAVINWLRVSDQQHVSDDPFPSQVRNVLIGTNQVALQAAEQEATARGYRVISAGSKNAGEASEMGVSMMQELFRQRDANAGDNNPVCYLSGGEPTVTLKPSKEPSEEPRKGGRNQELVLAGLAWALEKDLQRIVLLSGGTDGEDGPTDAAGGYVDEEVRQQTIQLKLDPQEYLAMHNSYPFLEETGGLLKTGPTHTNVMDLRVGLVAQP, encoded by the coding sequence ATGAAAACAGGTTCAGCACTCCGGGAAGACGCTCTGGCGATTTGGGAGGCAGGCGTCGCGGCGGTCGATTCTGCACGCCTCGTGCGGGGAAACTTGGAGTGTACGACAGATAAGTTAGCCATCGCAGGTGAAGAGTTTTCACTCGCGGAGGTGGATCGAGTGATTGTGGTTGGGACGGGAAAAGCAGGGGCCGGTATGGCGGGTGCCGTTGAAGAATGCCTGGAGCCGATTCTGGGGGATCGGCTCAGCGGATGGGTCAATGTTCCTGCTGATTGTGTTCGCCCTCTCAAACGAATTCATCTGTACGCTGCGCGACCTGCCGGAGTCAACGAACCGACGGAAGAAGGTGTCGCCGGAGCACAGGAAATTCTCAAACGAGTTCGATCGGCGACGGAGCGGGATTTAGTTCTGGTTCTCATTTCGGGAGGAGGCTCGGCATTATTGCCTGCTCCTGTTTCGGGGATCTCGCTGGCTGATAAACAGGACGTGACCCGATTCCTGGCTTCGGCAGGAGCACCCATTGAAGAACTGAATCAGGTGCGGCGGACACTCTCCGAAATTAAGGGAGGAGGTCTCGCCCGAGCAGCGAAAAGAGCAAAGACGATTGTCTCGTTAATCATCTCGGATGTCATTGGAGATCCGCTCGATGTCATCGCCTCTGGTCCCACGGTGGAAACGTATGACTCATCGCAACAGGCGTTGACAATCCTTGAAAAGAGAACTTCATCAGAGCGACACCCTCCTTCCGCCGTGATCAATTGGTTGCGTGTATCAGATCAGCAACACGTCTCGGATGATCCATTTCCAAGTCAGGTTCGTAATGTATTAATAGGAACGAATCAAGTGGCACTGCAAGCGGCGGAGCAAGAGGCCACCGCACGCGGGTATCGAGTCATCTCAGCAGGTTCTAAAAATGCCGGTGAAGCTTCCGAAATGGGAGTCAGCATGATGCAGGAACTTTTCCGACAACGGGATGCGAATGCAGGCGATAATAATCCTGTTTGCTATCTCAGTGGCGGCGAACCAACGGTCACTTTGAAACCCAGTAAAGAACCCAGCGAAGAGCCCCGTAAGGGGGGGCGCAATCAGGAACTTGTGCTGGCCGGTTTAGCATGGGCACTGGAGAAGGATTTGCAGCGGATCGTGTTACTCTCGGGAGGAACCGATGGAGAAGATGGTCCCACTGATGCCGCCGGAGGTTATGTTGACGAAGAAGTTCGCCAGCAGACGATTCAATTGAAGCTCGACCCGCAGGAGTATCTCGCTATGCATAATTCCTACCCATTCCTGGAAGAAACGGGCGGACTTCTAAAGACGGGGCCTACGCACACCAACGTGATGGACTTGCGAGTCGGGTTAGTTGCCCAGCCTTGA